A portion of the Candidatus Methylomirabilis lanthanidiphila genome contains these proteins:
- a CDS encoding 1-deoxy-D-xylulose 5-phosphate reductoisomerase: MKRVSILGSTGTIGVKALAMIDLHRDTFEVVALAARDNIDLLEQQIRRFSPRVVAVGTSKAATALKERVHDLPVEIGWGDDGMLGVATASEADIVLTAIVGAAGLLPSLAAIKAGKDIALATKEVMVMAGELVIAEARARGVRLLPVDSEHSAIFQCLGGQHSCAYLKRVLLTSSGGPFRQRSKESFASITPNEALRHPTWVMGKKITIDSATLMNKGLEVIEASWFFSLTPQQIDVIIHPQSIIHSMVEFMDGAILAQMGVTDMGLPILYALSYPDRLQTPLPPLDLNSLSALTFEPVDHDRFPCVGFAYQALKAGGTYPAVLNAANEVAVDLFLSGRVTFPDISALIAHAMDSHRGHKIDSLEDALDADREARELVLAALPT; encoded by the coding sequence GTGAAGCGTGTGAGCATTCTTGGCTCAACCGGAACTATCGGAGTCAAGGCGTTGGCCATGATCGACCTGCACCGCGACACCTTTGAGGTCGTGGCGCTTGCAGCCAGGGACAATATCGACCTTCTGGAGCAGCAGATCAGGCGGTTCTCCCCCCGCGTGGTCGCTGTGGGAACCTCTAAGGCCGCAACGGCTCTGAAAGAACGCGTACACGACCTCCCTGTCGAGATTGGATGGGGGGACGACGGGATGCTGGGTGTTGCCACCGCGTCGGAAGCCGACATCGTCCTCACCGCGATAGTCGGCGCGGCGGGCCTGCTTCCGAGCCTCGCTGCCATCAAGGCGGGAAAAGATATTGCCCTCGCGACGAAGGAAGTCATGGTCATGGCAGGGGAGTTGGTGATCGCGGAGGCCCGGGCAAGGGGTGTTCGACTCCTTCCTGTTGATAGTGAACATTCGGCCATCTTCCAGTGTCTGGGAGGACAGCATAGCTGTGCATATTTAAAACGGGTGCTCTTGACCTCCTCGGGGGGACCGTTCCGCCAACGGTCAAAAGAAAGCTTCGCGAGTATTACTCCGAACGAGGCGCTGCGGCATCCGACGTGGGTCATGGGGAAGAAGATTACCATCGACTCGGCCACCCTCATGAATAAGGGGCTGGAGGTTATTGAGGCCAGTTGGTTCTTCTCCCTCACGCCGCAACAGATCGACGTCATTATTCACCCGCAGAGCATTATCCACTCGATGGTCGAATTCATGGACGGGGCAATCCTGGCCCAGATGGGGGTGACCGACATGGGGCTGCCGATCTTATATGCCCTTTCATACCCTGATCGGCTGCAAACCCCGCTGCCGCCCCTCGACCTGAACAGCCTGTCGGCGTTAACCTTCGAACCGGTTGATCATGACAGGTTCCCCTGTGTGGGATTCGCCTATCAGGCGCTGAAGGCGGGCGGAACGTATCCCGCCGTCCTGAATGCCGCTAACGAAGTGGCGGTAGACCTGTTTCTCTCCGGTCGCGTGACATTCCCCGACATCTCTGCCCTCATTGCTCACGCGATGGATAGCCATCGCGGCCACAAGATTGACTCGCTTGAAGACGCGCTTGATGCTGATCGCGAGGCCAGGGAGCTGGTGTTGGCGGCGCTACCCACCTGA
- a CDS encoding zinc metalloprotease → MYAGSMTALVPTVALGLLEAVDPRPFFSHLDYIFWAILVLGALIFVHELGHFLVAKRAGVKVLKFSLGFGPKIVGFTRGETEYLLSAIPLGGYVKMLGEDPTEEIVDPEGSFSAKSVGWRSMIILAGPGSNFLLAIAIFWVVFTLGVPTLATKVGEVMEGFPAYEAGVQTGDRIAAIDGHPIEKWEELATLIHKSPGQSVRLTVERAGNRFDLVVAPKATRQKNVFGEEQEVGLLGIAPAEEFLTERTNPATALVMALYKTYDLSRLILLTFVKLVQGVVPAKTIGGPLLVAQMAGQQARQGILSLMFFTALLSINLGILNLLPIPILDGGHLFFSLIEAVRGKPVSLQKREMAQQVGLALLVALMIFAFYNDIFRLLGRQ, encoded by the coding sequence GTGTACGCCGGCAGCATGACAGCCTTGGTACCTACGGTTGCCCTCGGCCTCTTGGAGGCGGTCGATCCTCGACCGTTTTTCTCGCATCTCGATTATATTTTCTGGGCTATCCTCGTCCTGGGCGCGCTGATCTTCGTCCATGAGCTGGGCCACTTCTTAGTCGCCAAGCGAGCGGGGGTCAAGGTTCTAAAGTTTTCCCTCGGTTTCGGCCCAAAGATCGTTGGGTTCACGCGGGGCGAGACCGAATATCTCCTCTCCGCCATCCCGCTTGGCGGCTATGTCAAGATGCTCGGCGAGGATCCAACCGAAGAGATTGTCGATCCGGAAGGATCGTTCTCCGCAAAGTCGGTCGGGTGGCGCTCGATGATCATCCTGGCCGGTCCGGGGTCTAATTTTCTCCTGGCTATCGCGATCTTCTGGGTCGTCTTCACGCTCGGGGTCCCGACACTCGCCACCAAGGTCGGGGAGGTCATGGAGGGCTTTCCAGCGTACGAGGCGGGCGTGCAGACCGGCGATCGAATCGCAGCGATTGACGGACACCCTATTGAGAAGTGGGAGGAGCTGGCAACCCTGATCCACAAAAGCCCCGGACAGTCTGTTCGTCTGACAGTCGAAAGAGCGGGAAACCGGTTTGACTTGGTGGTGGCTCCGAAAGCCACTCGTCAGAAGAACGTATTTGGAGAGGAGCAGGAGGTTGGTCTGCTTGGAATCGCGCCGGCCGAAGAGTTCCTGACTGAACGAACCAACCCGGCTACCGCATTGGTGATGGCGCTCTACAAGACGTACGATCTTAGCCGCCTGATCCTGCTGACCTTTGTCAAGCTGGTCCAGGGGGTCGTCCCGGCCAAAACCATTGGCGGACCGCTCCTGGTCGCGCAGATGGCCGGTCAGCAGGCGCGCCAGGGCATCTTAAGTCTTATGTTCTTTACCGCGCTGCTGTCGATCAATCTTGGAATCCTGAATCTGCTTCCGATCCCTATTCTGGATGGGGGACACCTGTTCTTCTCGTTAATTGAAGCCGTTCGCGGCAAACCGGTCAGCCTCCAGAAGCGAGAGATGGCGCAGCAGGTCGGGCTGGCTCTGCTGGTGGCCCTGATGATCTTTGCCTTCTACAACGATATCTTCCGCCTACTTGGAAGACAGTAA
- the ydjZ_3 gene encoding TVP38/TMEM64 family inner membrane protein YdjZ — protein MCGLRPTRLDRSLSDPATSSVLPTLLEQHSSLKKTVMIAAVILAVVGVVSGYALFDEWIDLGEFWGWIESSLNERELARYVRQAGPWAPLVFIGLQALQIVVAPIPGEVTGIIGGYLFGTLPGLIYSTIGLTIGSCLAFSLGRWLGHHFARRFVTPETYDMFFFLTRTQGKLITFLLFLIPGFPKDFLCYILGASPLSFGAFFLLSTVGRIPGTWFLSMQGRQVRSAHYGSFFTLIFVISAALLLLYLYREPLFRWIKLDHHRRQRRKRDTARNPEVG, from the coding sequence GTGTGTGGACTCAGGCCGACCAGGTTGGATCGCTCCCTGTCGGACCCCGCGACTAGTTCCGTGTTGCCTACATTGCTCGAGCAACATTCGTCACTGAAGAAAACTGTAATGATCGCCGCGGTCATTCTGGCCGTGGTCGGCGTAGTATCCGGCTATGCCCTCTTCGATGAGTGGATCGACCTGGGAGAGTTTTGGGGGTGGATTGAATCCTCTCTCAACGAACGGGAGTTAGCCCGCTACGTCAGGCAGGCCGGGCCGTGGGCGCCTCTCGTGTTTATCGGACTCCAGGCCCTTCAGATCGTCGTCGCGCCGATTCCCGGTGAAGTGACCGGCATCATTGGCGGATATCTCTTTGGGACGCTTCCGGGTCTCATCTATTCCACCATCGGACTGACGATCGGCTCCTGTCTCGCCTTCAGTCTGGGTCGTTGGCTGGGACACCATTTCGCTCGTCGGTTCGTGACGCCTGAGACCTACGACATGTTCTTCTTCCTCACGCGAACCCAGGGGAAGCTGATTACGTTCCTCCTCTTTCTCATTCCCGGTTTCCCGAAGGACTTCCTGTGCTACATTCTGGGCGCCAGCCCCCTATCGTTTGGCGCCTTCTTCCTACTCAGCACCGTAGGCCGTATCCCGGGCACGTGGTTCCTCTCCATGCAGGGAAGGCAGGTTCGGAGTGCGCATTACGGCAGCTTCTTTACCCTTATCTTCGTCATATCGGCGGCGCTCCTGTTATTGTACCTGTATCGTGAGCCGCTCTTCAGATGGATAAAGCTCGATCATCATCGACGACAGCGGCGGAAGCGGGATACGGCAAGAAACCCGGAGGTCGGATGA